The genomic DNA GATCCTCAGTGAGTACTGGGGTCCTGGGAATGCCCCAGAAATGGAGGGGAAAGGTGAGGAAGGGTGAATAGGTCAGTCAAGGGCCAAGTTCTGCCCTAGGATCAATTCATGGGGGAGATGGACACACATCTTGTGTCTGGGAGGCGGTTCCAGCAACTGGTGGAAGGCATCCAGCTGCCTCTGGTCTGAAGACTGGTGGTCATATCCAGGCCAATCACCAAAAGATCACCACCAACTTCCAGGGAATTCAGGCAAATTGGCAGGAGCTTAGATAAGAAACAGTGCCCAGACAGTGCCCCACTGCCACCAGGGTTGGGGAGAACCCAAGTGGGGCTTTCAGGGTCATGGGTTGGGGTTGATATTGAGGACATACAGGACTTCTGCCCCCTGGGGCTAACAGCACAGTCCTGACCTTGGGATGAGGTAGGTGATGCTCAGACCATGGTGTCTGTCCTGGCAGATGCTTCCAGCACCAGAcatcctgctgccaggctgTAACTAACCCCTAAACTCTTCACAGCTGTACAGTTCACCAGAGACTGGGAGACTGGCTGGGTGCAGGCAAACACCTCCTACAAGTCCTtcagccctgcccaggtgaACGCAGACATCGGGCTGCACATCGGCCTGGCAGGGGTGAACGTCACGCTCAGGGGTGAGTCTGATGTCCCCAGCTGGAACTCTGGAGTGGCCATGGCCCCAGGAGGGATACAGCTGCCCTTGCTCCAGGGGCCCTTGCTCAGTCTGGAGGCTCCTGGGACCTGCAGTGCCcgtgctgctggctggcagtgcccaggtgctggcacagcagggcctCAGCTTGTCGCTCCCGCAGGAAACCCAGTGCAGCAGATCAACGAGACCATCAACTACAACGAGCACTTCCCCTGGAACTTTGGGGCGGATTATGACCGCAGCTACAGccaggggctggagaaggggctgcccagccccatCCTCTACGTGGCAGAGAAGTTCACCACGCAgagcccctgtgctgtgcacaggcagTACCGCATCGCCGGCCACTACGTGTCCCTCAGCCTGTGGTGAgtggggagctggggacagccaggggcagcagaaggagcttTATGGAGCCACACTTGTCACTGTAAGGCTGTGCCAAAGCCTTGGCTCCCTGCAGAATCTGGGGTTCTCATGCTTCCTGGCCTGTTACAGAGTCATGGAATTGTGGAACCATCGTGGAGTGATTTGGGTTAGATGGTATCTTAAAACTTATGTTGCTCTAACCCTCcaccatgggcagagacaccttccactattccaggttgCTCTAAGGGCTGTCCAACCTagcctggaacacttccagggaagggacagccacagcttctctgggcaacattctctgtgccagagcctccccaccctcacagggaacaattccttcctaatatcccatTTAACCCTGCCCTCCGGCAGTGGGAAGTTATTCTTCCTCATCCTGTTCCTCCAGgtccttgtcccaagtccctctccagctctcttggagtCCCTCCAAACCCTGGTTGGGGCTCTGAGGtcttcccagagccttctctcctctctgagCAGAACACCCCCAACCCTCCCAGTCTGAGGGGCTCCAACCCTTGGACCATTTTTGTCCATGTCCCCAGACTCCTCTTGTGTGTCCTCTGCCTTGATGCACAAAACTGCAGTCTGAGAAAAATTCATCAAAGGGAAAACAGACACAACTGTGGGGCTCATGGTTCGAGAGCTCTCCCAAGGACCAAGATAAAGAGTCCTGGTTAAGACCCACTGTGAAGGGTCTTCTTTTGCACGTCCAGGTGGGCACAGACCTGccccaggggagcaggagggaccATCGAGAGGGTGCTCAGAGCTCATCTCTTGGGATGAAACTTAGAGCCCTTGTGTGTATTGTGGTTGTGGAGTCTCAGAGCACCCCCACAGGTCTCAAAGGTGGTGGGAAAGGCActgaagggaagaggaagcCTTGGAATTCACCCATGAATGTAGGTTCCAGGTCCCTGTACccatctcctttttattttcaggaaaaaaatatcctcaCCCGAACATTCCTGTATTTCAAGGCAGAAATGttcatgaaatttttttttcgGCTTTTATGAGAATCAGAAAAATTTGTTAGGCTCACCTTCCCAGGGAGCTAAATCCAAGCTCCAAACACAGGGTagggctggcagctgggtgCACTCCAGGTGCTGAATCAGGTGTGGGCATGGCTAATGGTGCAGTTCTCCAAACAAAGGTGTCCCTTGATGCCATTGTCCCTCTGAACACGTGGGAACTGCCTGAGGGTGACCAGCTGTGGACAATAACAAGAATCAGAAAAAAGTTACCTTGGTGGGACTGTTACAATCTGATTATTAGAGAGGTCTTCTGCCCAAATTAAGGTGCAAACGAGACCATCTGCTGAAGTCAATGGTATGGATTTTGTATGACAGTAAATAGGAGGTAGATAATgatagaaagaaatagaaaaggaaaggggaaggagagagagtgagagagagacaGATTGAGTAAAAAGATATGACCACCCATGGAACCAGACAGTGTCCCACTGATCCTCTTCTGGTCTTCTCAGTGGTGGGGCTCCCACGAAACTCGGGGTTCAATGCCAGTTCAGGTTTAGGTGGGAACTCCCAGGCACCTTCCTGCAGAGGGGGATTTTACACTTTGCAGCACTGTGGATCAGGTATATTTTGCTGGTGGAAGGGCTCAGGGTCTAGGGGTACTTTGGGGGTCTTTGATGGTTTATGACCATTTCTAAGGCACGACCCTACCTCTCACACCAGTGTTGAAGCAGTTCTGCCTCCTCAGAAAGGATGAAATCCCTCAGGCTGAGGTGTGAACAGAAAAAACGTCCTGTGTGAACAGAACCTTcccgggaagggaaggggagtTTTTCAGCTGAGCCAGTTATGTAATGGAGGACACTAGTGGGATAAAAAACATCACCCTGCCTCTCCAGGGTCTGCTTCTTACGAGCCTTCTCCCTCATCTGGCTCAAACCCCAGAGCTTCTGGGGTGGATCCTCTGTCTTACATCAGAGGGCTTGTCAccacacaccccaaacccctccttctcccctcctAGGGAGGAACCTGGCCCCAGCAAAgcacctgctgcctctgcaaaTGTCCGTATGTTTGAGCTATtaaacattaatatttcagtctctCACAGGACCCTCTAGAGATTTCTACTCCAGTCCCATACCCAGAGCAGGCTGATGCCAAAGCCATGCCCAGGTGGTGGGGGCTTCAGGAAATTCAATACTGAACATTCCCAGGTGGGGAGATCCTGCTGTGGGAcctgtcccacagctgcacCACTCAAGTCATTCCCCAGTTGTTTGGGTTGTAAGGGGCTCACTAGATCAGGCTGTCCAGCTATCTGCTGAAGCAGGGCCAGCTAGACCAGGTGGCCCAGGGCTCCATCCCTCCACTGGGATATGGAGAGGAGACCCTGAGTAGATACTCCAAGCCTGATGTTGTCTGCTCAGTTTTGTGGTCCTTTTGCAGGCTGGCCTTTTGCACGTGGCTCATTTCcatcctgctcttctccatgTCCGTCCTGCTCTATGGTGGCCACATGCTTCTGCTCACAGCCGCTCTGACCTTCTTCTCACTGATCTTCTTCTCCACTGCAAGAAACCCTCTGAAGTGCCCCATCCAGTTTGGCTCAGTGTCCTTGAGAACAGACTATGGTGAATCCTTTTGGCTGACATTAGCAGCAGGTGAGTGCTCAGCTTGCTTCTGGggcttttcttctccatccCTACAGAGATGATGCCTCCATCCCTTCTTTCCCCATGGCTGGTCACAGAAGATGATAAATTTAGGTTAGAGGATTTTAGATTGAAATTATCAAGGTTGGGGAGGGAAAGAGGTGAGCAGTCAGGAGATCTGAATGTCTGAAGTTACCTACTGGATAGAGACTCCCTCTGCCTTTCAGGACCTGCTCCTCTTCTGAGCAGCAATTGTTTCCTGTGATCAAACCAGAATTCTCCATGTTAAAACATCCACCTCCAGGGAGACCAGCCCTTTTCCAATAGCAGATGGTTACTAGTTCCCCCTGGAGAGTCTTTTTCAGGCTAAACAAGCCCAGGTCCCCCAGCCTTTTCCTGAGCACAgtgggctccagccccagctctctgcccCATTCATCGACCTCTGTTTTGTCCTGGGGAGCCCAAAGTGATGCTAGAATTGATGGGGAAAGACAAATCAACATCTTTGCCTGACCTGCTGGGTGATGCCACATGTCGCTGGTGTGCagctggatggagctgggatcCAGCAGGACTCCTGCAGTGGTGTCACTGTGTCTCTCTGTGCACTGCAGGGatgctgtgcctgctcctggggctgggcatCGTCATTCTCAACTCCGTGCAGCCAGAGAAGCTGAAGCTCATCTTTAATCTGGACAAGAGTAGCAAAGAGGAGATGTGGGACAAGTCCTGCCtgccagctgagcccagctgctctgcacaggatGAGCTCATGGTCCCCCTGGGTGAGCTCTGCCATGTGACAGCCACCAAGCTCTGAGGCACggcaggagatgctgctcctGAATCCACCAAACCACCAAATCCATCAGGAGCCCAGATGGGAAGAGACATGGCAAGAACCAAGTGATGAGAATATCCAGATGTGAAAATGTGTCTCAAATACAAcacttcactttttaaattattattttatttgtcttttttttttttcctgtgttactGCCTTCCCCCTTGGTCCATCCCAACAAACCCTGAGTCCTCTGCAGGATACAGAGATTAAACCAGAACAAACTGAGGAGAAAGCGAGTAACTGCAGACTCATAGACATGGACCAAAGGAGAAGTAGAGCCCACAACAGCCCCCTCACCCTGAAGACCCTCAAAAAGTCCCCTTGCTCTTGGATGCTCTTCCCATCAGCAGCCAGGaagtgcagatggagctgtgCTCCCCAGGGTGCCCTGTACCCAACACCTCCTCTTCGTCTGAGGTGAAGAGCAGGATGGCAAAGAGGAACACAATTTAGTAGGGTGCTGGAGGCACCAGaccaggagggagggaagaagaggaggaggtgggaaagAAGGTCCAACAGAGCCTTGGAGATCAGCTATAGCCAATTAGGGAGAGGTGAGCAGCATCTCCAGTCTGTgttcctcctgctcagctcaCGTCAGGGGCAAGAAACATTGGAATTCTGCATGCCCAAGAAAACCACCcactcctggctgctggcagccagcaggaccCACACAGGCAGGGAGAGTGTTCAGCTCTGCACCCTTTTATCTCTCTGAGGGTTTCacaaccttttctttctgttttgtgctCACTTATTTTCCCCTCTATCTCAATAAGTTTGACTTGCCTTTTCGCTTCCTTGTTGATAGAAGTGTCCCTCTGAGGGCTGTTGTTGTGACATGGGAGgatgctctggggcaggaatcaTGCCCTAAAGCAGGAGATGAGGCTGGAGAGAGCCAGATGTGATGACCAAAAGGCTGGGAAACTCCCCAGCCTGTGTCTTCAGGTCATGGGAGCTGTCCCATACCAGCCCGAGTAACTTGTGTTTTCCTGTAccatcttctcatcttcaaaCCTTGTGTGTTGGCATGCAAGAAATCCTCAAGGAAGGATCCTCCTTTTCCTAAGGGAGTTTTGCTGGTTTAATCTTACAGCTTTAGCCCCAGCACTCAGCTAGTTAAAATCCTTTTGAGGCTCCCCATGGGAAAGGTTTCTTAGTGGATGATGTTGAATTATGCCAACAAGATGTTTGTCCCCGTGGGAAGGATGCTGTTGCTGGGGCTTTCCAGAAGTGACCTTCAGATggcccccacagccccttctTAAGAAACCACCCCCCAAATGTCCACAGTGTTTCAAAGGAAAGGGGTTTTAGTAaagttttattgaaaataattccTGTGCAGAACAAACCACATTAGCAACATGCAAGTATAATCTGACAGAAGTAAATAACTTGTCAGAAAGGAcctcaaaaagaaaagtcaaaagATTGAAATTATGTACTTCACAATTAATTGGAATGAAGGTGACCAGGTTTCCAGCATTCAGAtatagaatcccagaatagtttggattggaagggaccttaaggcTCATCTTTCCACcccccaccatgggcagggacatcttccactattccaggttactccaagcctcatccaacttAACCTGGAATATTCCCAGGGAtggaacagccacagctgctgtgggaaaccTGTGTCAGGGTCTCACTACTCTCACAGAGATTAATTCCTTCCCAATGttccatctaaccctgccctctaGCAGTGGGAAATTATTTGTCTGgccctccatcccttgtccccagcccctctccagctctcctggagcccctttaggccctggaaggggctctgagctctccccagagccttctcctctccaggtgagcacccccagctctcagcctggctccagagcagaggggctccagccctcagagcacctttgtggcctcctctgggctctctccagcagctccacgtccttctctggaggcagctctgcaggtgcgGTCTCATCTGAGTgaggcagagggacagaataccctcccttccctgctgcccagccaGTCCAAGTGTGCTTCAGCTGGACAGGGATAACTTCATTCTTCACTCTCCTTACTTCCCTATGGCATCTTTTTGCCCCACACTAGGCCACAATTTCTGTCTAATAAAGTTCAAATTCGAAGGTGAACAGTATCACATCACCACAACCCCCGCAGCAAACTCCATGGTAAATTTACTCAGTCTTTGTTTCTGGAGCAGTTGTTTTTaattccagctcctgcagcatccagcCTGCAGAAGCTGGATCCATGCCTGGCTTTCCTGGGTACACCTAAACTAcaaaaaaatgtcatgtttGGGAAAGAAATGAGCAGGTTTAGAGCCAGGCTTTTGGAGTGCTCCCAGGGAGAAATGTCACCCATGAGCTGTTTCTCAGTTTCAGCGGGGACAGACCATTGGAGAATCCCTGTACTGCACTGTGGCAGTGGAGCAGGAAGGGCATTCCTCCTGGGACAGGGATGCCCAGGTGAGTGTGCAGCTCAAGTCTCTGgagctgtgagctgctctgatggcagcacagcctgcccctTCCAGAGGGACTGTCAGGGAGACGCAGTCTGTGAAGGGACTTGCAGCAAGGACTATCCCAATGTGGGCTTCAAAGGCAGTTGGATGGGGAAATGCATCTCTGGGGCCATCAAGAAGAATTTGTTCTGCCCTTTTGGGTCCATCTTCAGGGAAAGAGTGAGGACTTTCTTCTAGACACTGTTGATTTCAGAGGGCTGAGAAGAAGACAAGCCCTTGTTCATGAAATGAGGGTTGATCAGCACCTCAGGCATTTCCTGGTGCTCCTCTGCTTTGTCCTCACGGAGATCAAAGAAAGTCTTCAGCAGGTCCAGATTGAGGTAGTGCATTGCCACAATGGTGATCCCAGCCACGAAACAGAGCAGGCCTAGAGACAAACATGCTCTGGGATTGGGTTCCTGTCACTTCAGCAGTGtccccaccccacagctctCCTTGGGTTGTCCCCTGCCAGAGGACAATGCCTTTGCTTATGGGAGGTGGCCTTCTGTTGTATGAGCTGTTCTAAGCATCCTTAAAACCCAGGCACAGGTCTGAAAACCCAGGCAAATAATCTCAGTGTCTTTGGATCTCAGGAACTAGAAATGCCTCTGTTGCCCTTGGGGTGA from Sylvia atricapilla isolate bSylAtr1 chromosome 13, bSylAtr1.pri, whole genome shotgun sequence includes the following:
- the DUOXA1 gene encoding dual oxidase maturation factor 1; this encodes MTLWDGSYPFYPGANACFPFDTTRAVIVTIFLSMLATSIIILPGIRGRGRLFWFLRLVLGLFMGAVILTVQFTRDWETGWVQANTSYKSFSPAQVNADIGLHIGLAGVNVTLRGNPVQQINETINYNEHFPWNFGADYDRSYSQGLEKGLPSPILYVAEKFTTQSPCAVHRQYRIAGHYVSLSLWLAFCTWLISILLFSMSVLLYGGHMLLLTAALTFFSLIFFSTARNPLKCPIQFGSVSLRTDYGESFWLTLAAGMLCLLLGLGIVILNSVQPEKLKLIFNLDKSSKEEMWDKSCLPAEPSCSAQDELMVPLGELCHVTATKL